From the genome of Parafrankia irregularis, one region includes:
- a CDS encoding TatD family hydrolase has protein sequence MARNSGRVGDLPPPPEPLAVPAVDAHCHLDLMDASVDEAIAAALAVGITRMVTVGIDLPTSRWQAEIAAAHPEVRAAVAIHPNEAAAGVDEATFEALTALARADGVVAVGETGLDYYRTPPEQHAAQQESFRRHIAIAKDTGRALMIHDREAHEDTLRILAEEGAPERVVFHAFSGDAEMAKVCADAGYVMSFAGNVTFKNAEALREAAAVAPQDLLLVETDAPYLTPVPWRGRPGGPYLVPLTLRLLAQTRGTAVDEFAAAIAANAERTFGPW, from the coding sequence GTGGCGAGGAACTCCGGCCGGGTCGGCGACCTTCCGCCGCCGCCTGAGCCGCTGGCCGTGCCCGCGGTCGACGCGCACTGCCATCTCGATCTGATGGACGCGTCGGTCGACGAGGCCATCGCCGCGGCACTCGCGGTCGGCATCACCCGGATGGTCACCGTCGGCATCGACCTGCCGACCAGCCGGTGGCAGGCCGAGATCGCGGCCGCCCATCCCGAGGTGCGCGCGGCCGTCGCGATCCATCCGAACGAGGCCGCGGCCGGAGTCGACGAGGCCACGTTCGAGGCACTCACCGCGCTTGCCCGCGCGGACGGCGTCGTCGCGGTCGGGGAGACCGGCCTGGACTACTACCGCACCCCGCCGGAGCAGCACGCGGCCCAGCAGGAGAGCTTCCGGCGGCACATCGCGATCGCCAAGGACACCGGCCGGGCACTGATGATCCACGATCGCGAGGCGCACGAGGACACACTGCGCATCCTGGCGGAGGAAGGCGCGCCGGAGCGGGTCGTGTTCCACGCCTTCTCCGGCGACGCGGAGATGGCCAAGGTCTGCGCCGACGCCGGCTATGTGATGTCCTTCGCGGGCAACGTCACGTTCAAGAACGCCGAGGCGTTGCGCGAGGCCGCCGCGGTCGCCCCGCAGGATCTGCTGCTGGTGGAGACGGACGCGCCCTACCTCACCCCGGTCCCGTGGCGGGGCCGGCCGGGCGGGCCGTACCTCGTCCCGCTGACCCTGCGGCTGCTCGCGCAGACGCGCGGCACGGCGGTGGACGAGTTCGCCGCCGCGATCGCGGCCAACGCGGAACGGACCTTCGGACCCTGGTAG
- a CDS encoding ABC transporter substrate-binding protein, whose translation MTTTLPVALVTPLTGPDAAGGLATLRGMTLWARDERLPPPWDEIAVTAYDAYPDPVRAMRSAAAAEPAAIFGPVGSRAAAAAFGATGRLVFNAGAASTRFVRQSFPHVVNVAAPASTWPRGVLAAIRSVDRQARRVALLASGEMAVELTSVCKAAARAQRFEVTSNVFPAGRGATAARPLPPADVLIVHAGAEDELEIANVLLRRSWRAAAFSTAVSAEATATLGALREGLLAPASWAPDDIAEAGTGPTARQFSADFTALHHAAPTETAAWAYVAGLILGRCIRRCGGVGDTALLAAARGLDTTTLLGRFRLDEATGLQVGHQVPIVQWQSGASWTVWPRDAARAPFHHPRWNAPPPGGLPGGHDTLGARGASGPVGDTGGAPGADAPAGGVPERTLPLPTQGTQTRPFGLGRPRPGLGTGGFGTTQRPS comes from the coding sequence ATGACGACAACACTTCCCGTAGCGCTGGTCACGCCGCTGACCGGCCCTGACGCGGCCGGTGGCCTGGCAACGCTGCGGGGAATGACGCTCTGGGCACGTGACGAACGGCTACCACCGCCCTGGGATGAGATCGCCGTCACGGCCTACGACGCCTACCCTGACCCGGTCCGCGCGATGCGCTCGGCGGCGGCCGCCGAGCCGGCGGCGATCTTCGGCCCGGTCGGCTCCCGGGCAGCCGCGGCGGCGTTCGGCGCCACCGGCCGGCTCGTGTTCAACGCCGGCGCCGCGTCCACCCGCTTCGTCCGCCAGTCGTTCCCCCACGTGGTGAACGTCGCGGCACCGGCCTCAACCTGGCCACGCGGAGTGCTGGCGGCGATCCGCTCGGTCGACCGGCAGGCCCGCCGGGTCGCGCTGCTGGCCTCCGGCGAGATGGCCGTCGAGCTGACCTCGGTGTGCAAGGCCGCGGCACGCGCCCAGCGCTTCGAGGTCACCTCCAACGTCTTCCCCGCCGGGCGGGGCGCCACCGCCGCCCGGCCGCTGCCACCGGCGGACGTCCTCATCGTCCACGCGGGCGCCGAGGACGAGCTGGAGATCGCCAACGTCCTGCTGCGTCGCTCGTGGCGAGCCGCGGCGTTCTCCACCGCGGTGAGCGCCGAGGCGACCGCGACGCTGGGCGCGCTGCGGGAGGGCCTGCTGGCCCCGGCGAGCTGGGCCCCGGACGACATCGCCGAGGCCGGAACCGGGCCGACCGCGCGCCAGTTCTCCGCGGACTTCACCGCGCTGCATCACGCCGCTCCGACGGAGACCGCGGCCTGGGCGTACGTCGCCGGGCTCATTCTCGGCCGCTGCATCCGCCGCTGCGGCGGCGTCGGCGACACCGCGCTGCTCGCCGCCGCGCGCGGGCTGGACACGACGACCCTGCTGGGCCGTTTCCGGCTCGACGAGGCGACCGGGCTGCAGGTCGGTCACCAGGTGCCGATCGTCCAGTGGCAGTCCGGTGCGTCCTGGACGGTCTGGCCCCGGGACGCGGCCCGTGCGCCGTTCCATCATCCGCGCTGGAACGCACCACCCCCGGGTGGCCTCCCCGGCGGGCACGACACCCTGGGCGCACGGGGGGCGTCCGGCCCCGTGGGCGACACGGGCGGCGCGCCGGGGGCAGATGCGCCGGCCGGCGGGGTTCCTGAGCGGACACTTCCCCTGCCCACGCAGGGCACGCAGACCCGGCCGTTCGGCCTCGGCCGGCCGCGTCCCGGTCTGGGAACCGGTGGCTTCGGCACCACGCAGCGGCCGAGCTGA
- a CDS encoding YdcF family protein encodes MSVPPSPSAPPGPQVPPQGQATEGAVAPGQSASDQSAPDQSAPGRSAPGRSAPGRARGRRRAATIVTLGVVSLLFLGSTVRLFVLPRRDDPASVDAIVMFAGSSGRFEYAVSLARAGYAPTLAVSVPTAEDPCPPPIPNVEVICFAPDPLTTQGESRWTADAAARYGWRSILVVTSTTQVTRARLRLERCYSGQILMSPVSPPHLMWPYMIAYEWAAMVKALVLQRDC; translated from the coding sequence ATGTCGGTACCGCCCTCCCCGTCGGCACCGCCCGGCCCGCAGGTTCCACCCCAGGGCCAGGCCACCGAGGGCGCAGTTGCTCCCGGCCAGTCCGCCTCGGACCAGTCGGCCCCGGACCAGTCGGCCCCGGGCCGTTCCGCCCCGGGCCGTTCCGCTCCGGGCCGGGCTCGCGGGCGGCGTCGCGCCGCCACGATCGTCACGCTCGGGGTCGTCAGTCTGCTGTTCCTCGGCTCGACGGTCCGGCTGTTCGTCCTCCCCCGTCGCGACGATCCAGCCTCGGTCGATGCCATCGTCATGTTCGCCGGCAGCTCTGGCCGGTTCGAGTACGCGGTCAGCCTGGCCCGGGCCGGGTACGCGCCCACCCTCGCCGTCTCGGTGCCCACCGCGGAGGACCCCTGCCCGCCGCCGATCCCGAACGTCGAAGTCATCTGCTTCGCGCCGGATCCGCTCACCACCCAGGGCGAATCCCGCTGGACGGCCGACGCGGCCGCCCGGTACGGCTGGCGGTCGATCCTCGTGGTCACGTCGACGACCCAGGTGACCCGGGCACGGCTGCGGCTCGAGCGCTGCTATTCCGGGCAGATCCTCATGAGCCCGGTGTCGCCGCCCCACCTGATGTGGCCGTACATGATCGCCTACGAGTGGGCCGCGATGGTCAAGGCGCTGGTTCTGCAGCGCGACTGCTGA
- a CDS encoding YdcF family protein, protein MDAQQQRRSRRRLAIRYGVLGVALLFVLTTVRMIVFPKIDDPRPVDAIFMLGGPGKRLDRTIELARSGIAPVVVISLPGTNRCPDTARIGRELEIICFWPDPRTTQGEAQEAGRLARERGWNSILFVTDRSQDSRARLRIGRCYDGEVLVDVVETPLRDWPYLFAYQVAATVKAVVWQRDC, encoded by the coding sequence GTGGACGCACAGCAGCAGCGAAGATCGCGGCGGCGGCTGGCGATTCGCTACGGGGTGCTCGGTGTCGCGCTCCTGTTCGTCCTGACGACGGTGCGGATGATCGTGTTCCCGAAGATCGACGACCCCCGCCCGGTGGACGCGATCTTCATGCTCGGGGGCCCCGGGAAGCGCCTGGACAGGACGATCGAACTCGCGCGCTCGGGAATCGCTCCGGTTGTCGTCATCTCCCTGCCGGGTACCAACCGGTGCCCGGACACGGCTCGGATCGGGCGCGAGCTGGAGATCATCTGCTTCTGGCCCGACCCCAGGACGACCCAGGGTGAGGCTCAGGAAGCCGGCCGGCTGGCGCGGGAGCGCGGCTGGAACTCGATCCTGTTCGTCACCGACCGTTCCCAGGACAGCCGGGCCCGGCTGCGCATCGGCCGCTGCTACGACGGCGAGGTGCTCGTGGACGTCGTCGAGACCCCGCTGCGTGACTGGCCGTACCTTTTCGCCTACCAGGTGGCGGCGACCGTCAAGGCCGTCGTCTGGCAGCGCGACTGCTGA
- a CDS encoding MFS transporter, with translation MYTVSPSPVGKDADDVAADADEEPGGTPAIRNPATDGEPAAARRGRLRGVGPTVVLLGLTSLLTDLSTEMVTAVLPLYLVERLGFTPFQYGLANGLYQGASAVSRLVSGFVSDRFHRHRDVAATGYAMSAAAKVVLAAGGVSPGTLSGALAADQIGKGLRTAPRDAMLSLSAPASRLGFAFGLHRAMDTVGAMLGPFVAFALLAVSPGSYDLVFVLSACIGLVGVAVIVLLVRPPSARPSARPARPTAPGRGAGRAPSAGATFGLLRAPGYRRLACVGVGLALCTIGDGFVYLRLEQRLDFAMAYFPLLAAGVYCVYLVLALPLGLLADAVGRGRVFVGGYLALSGVYLVLCFAQPGMLGLIAVLVMMGAYYAATDGVLAAAASALIPAELRTGGLALVQTGVALAQLAGSVAFGALWTWRGPDTAFRWAVLAGLIAIVLAVVALRGAGGGRRTAGPARVRTG, from the coding sequence GTGTACACGGTTTCGCCGTCGCCGGTAGGCAAGGACGCCGACGATGTCGCCGCCGATGCCGACGAGGAGCCCGGCGGCACCCCTGCGATCCGCAACCCGGCTACGGATGGCGAACCCGCCGCCGCGCGGCGTGGCCGGCTGCGCGGAGTCGGCCCGACGGTCGTGCTCCTGGGGCTGACCAGCCTTCTCACCGACCTGTCCACGGAGATGGTCACCGCCGTTCTTCCGCTCTACCTTGTCGAGCGACTGGGCTTCACTCCGTTTCAGTACGGCCTCGCCAACGGCCTTTACCAGGGAGCCAGTGCGGTCAGCCGGCTGGTCAGCGGTTTCGTCTCCGACCGGTTCCACCGGCACCGCGATGTCGCCGCGACCGGCTACGCGATGTCGGCCGCCGCGAAGGTCGTCCTGGCGGCGGGCGGGGTGAGCCCGGGGACGCTGTCCGGCGCGTTGGCCGCGGACCAGATCGGCAAGGGCCTGCGCACCGCTCCCCGCGACGCGATGCTGTCGCTGTCGGCCCCCGCTTCCAGACTGGGGTTCGCCTTCGGCCTGCACCGCGCGATGGACACCGTCGGTGCGATGCTCGGGCCGTTCGTCGCGTTCGCGTTGCTCGCGGTGTCTCCGGGTTCCTATGACCTGGTGTTCGTGCTCAGCGCGTGCATCGGGCTGGTCGGCGTCGCCGTGATCGTCCTGCTCGTCCGCCCGCCGTCCGCCCGCCCGTCCGCCCGCCCGGCCCGGCCGACGGCGCCCGGACGGGGTGCCGGCCGGGCGCCGTCGGCCGGTGCGACGTTCGGGCTGCTGCGGGCCCCGGGCTACCGGCGGCTGGCCTGTGTCGGAGTCGGGCTGGCGCTGTGCACGATCGGCGACGGGTTCGTCTACCTTCGGCTGGAGCAGCGGCTCGATTTCGCCATGGCCTACTTCCCGCTGCTGGCCGCCGGGGTCTACTGCGTCTACCTGGTCCTGGCGCTTCCCCTGGGACTGCTGGCCGACGCTGTGGGCCGGGGAAGGGTCTTCGTCGGTGGCTACCTCGCGCTCAGCGGTGTCTACCTTGTGCTCTGTTTCGCCCAGCCGGGGATGCTCGGGCTGATCGCGGTGCTGGTCATGATGGGCGCCTACTACGCGGCGACCGACGGTGTCCTCGCCGCGGCGGCGAGTGCGCTGATCCCCGCGGAGCTTCGCACCGGTGGGCTCGCGCTCGTCCAGACCGGGGTCGCGCTCGCCCAGCTCGCAGGCTCCGTCGCCTTTGGTGCGTTGTGGACGTGGCGTGGGCCGGACACGGCCTTTCGCTGGGCGGTGCTGGCGGGCCTGATCGCGATCGTGCTGGCCGTTGTGGCGTTGCGTGGTGCGGGTGGGGGCCGGCGCACGGCCGGGCCTGCGAGAGTCAGAACCGGGTGA